Proteins from a genomic interval of Carnobacterium inhibens subsp. inhibens DSM 13024:
- a CDS encoding type I restriction-modification system subunit M, with protein sequence MSKLTQQQLESHLWESANILRGSIDSSDYKSYIFGLLFLKRINDVFEEQQEVLFKKYGEKIGSQLKDDPDQYQFYIPGKARWDEVRSKGQDIGTAINVAFEALENDNATLEGVLTTIDFNREVLTDDILQQLLQHFSLLNLRNSNLSEPDILGRAYEYLIKMFADDAGKKGGEFYTPTKVVELLVRLLKPEEGMRVYDPTCGSGGMLIQSVDYVKKHGGNPQSISLFGQEKNLSTWAISKMNMLLHDLPDHRIEKGDTIRNPKLTEEGDIMLFDRVIANPPFSLKNWGREEAEADVFGRFQYGVPPKNAGDYAFVQHMVASLNSKGMAGVVMPHGVLFRGGAEGKIREGLLENDLLEAVIGLPSNLFYGTGIPASILIFNRDKKEDSKGKVLIIAAEEEYQEGKNQNNLREEDVAKIVSAFETYEDIEKYARVVTLEEIKENNYNLNISRYIDKSVEEKQIVINSVISDIQNLENKRQETKNKLNGYLQELGFGD encoded by the coding sequence ATGTCAAAACTTACCCAACAACAATTAGAATCTCACTTATGGGAATCAGCTAATATCTTACGTGGTTCTATCGATTCAAGTGATTATAAAAGCTATATTTTCGGTTTATTATTTTTAAAACGGATTAACGATGTATTTGAAGAACAACAAGAAGTGCTGTTTAAAAAATATGGAGAAAAAATTGGTTCACAATTAAAAGATGATCCAGACCAATACCAATTCTATATTCCTGGAAAAGCACGTTGGGACGAAGTGCGTAGTAAAGGACAAGATATTGGAACCGCAATAAACGTAGCTTTTGAAGCCTTGGAAAATGATAATGCTACATTAGAAGGCGTATTGACAACAATTGACTTCAACCGTGAAGTGTTAACCGATGATATCCTACAACAACTGTTGCAACACTTTTCTTTACTTAATTTACGAAACAGCAACTTATCTGAACCGGATATTTTAGGACGTGCATATGAGTACTTAATTAAAATGTTTGCTGATGACGCGGGTAAAAAAGGGGGAGAGTTCTACACTCCTACAAAAGTGGTAGAGTTACTGGTACGATTATTAAAACCTGAAGAAGGTATGCGTGTCTATGATCCTACTTGTGGATCAGGTGGAATGTTAATCCAATCCGTCGATTATGTGAAGAAACATGGTGGGAATCCACAGTCGATTTCTTTATTTGGACAAGAAAAGAACTTAAGCACGTGGGCTATTTCAAAAATGAATATGTTGCTACATGACCTTCCGGATCACCGGATTGAAAAAGGGGATACCATCCGTAATCCTAAATTGACTGAAGAAGGAGATATCATGCTCTTTGATCGTGTGATTGCGAATCCGCCATTTTCATTAAAAAATTGGGGACGTGAAGAAGCAGAAGCTGATGTATTTGGTCGTTTCCAATACGGTGTTCCACCAAAAAATGCTGGGGACTATGCTTTTGTTCAACACATGGTCGCTTCTTTAAACAGTAAAGGGATGGCTGGTGTGGTTATGCCGCATGGTGTGTTATTCCGTGGCGGAGCTGAAGGTAAAATTAGAGAGGGTTTGCTTGAAAATGACTTACTAGAAGCAGTGATCGGATTGCCATCGAATCTTTTCTACGGTACAGGAATTCCAGCAAGTATTTTGATTTTTAACCGTGATAAAAAAGAAGACAGCAAAGGGAAAGTCTTGATTATTGCAGCTGAAGAAGAATATCAAGAAGGCAAGAATCAAAACAACTTACGTGAAGAAGATGTAGCTAAAATTGTATCGGCATTTGAAACATATGAAGACATTGAAAAATATGCTCGCGTTGTTACCTTAGAAGAAATTAAAGAAAACAATTATAATTTAAATATTAGCCGTTATATTGATAAATCAGTTGAAGAAAAACAAATTGTTATTAATTCAGTGATTTCAGATATTCAAAACTTGGAAAACAAGCGTCAAGAAACAAAGAATAAATTAAATGGTTACTTGCAAGAGTTAGGGTTTGGTGATTAG
- a CDS encoding restriction endonuclease subunit S has translation MMEVKNEYKMTELGEIPNDWKVSRLGELADIHRGASPRPIKDPIWFSEHSSHGWVRIADVTKSSKYLFETKQYLSNEGILKSRTVKPGDLIMSICGTIGRPIIMEMDACIHDGFVAFENLKKDIDTEYLRYILTRLTNYFKAQGQPGTQVNLNTAIVEKATIPIPPLKEQQKIAEILSIVDEQIEQTDQLIKKTKELKKGLMQQLLTKGIGHTEFKKSELGEIPTEWKIFKVEDIATVSTGNKDTKDKNDDGIYPFFVRSQTIENINSYSYDGEAILTAGDGVGVGKVFHYIKGKFDFHQRVYKISDFKNMEGKYLYYYFSNNFYNQAMKYNAKTSVDSVRRDMITKMDILVPTISEQKQITSILSSVDKNIEGYEEEKGKYEELKKGLMQQLLTGKTRVKVD, from the coding sequence ATGATGGAAGTAAAAAATGAATATAAAATGACTGAATTAGGAGAAATACCAAATGATTGGAAAGTTAGCCGCTTAGGGGAACTTGCAGACATCCACAGAGGCGCATCCCCTAGACCTATTAAAGATCCAATTTGGTTTTCAGAACACTCTTCTCACGGATGGGTTAGAATAGCTGATGTGACAAAATCTAGTAAATATTTATTTGAAACTAAACAATATCTTTCGAATGAAGGTATTTTAAAGAGTAGAACTGTCAAACCTGGAGATTTAATAATGAGTATCTGTGGGACGATTGGTCGGCCTATAATCATGGAAATGGACGCATGTATCCATGATGGTTTCGTCGCATTTGAAAATTTAAAAAAAGACATTGATACTGAGTATTTACGATATATATTAACAAGATTAACTAATTACTTTAAAGCACAAGGGCAGCCAGGAACACAGGTAAATTTAAATACGGCAATTGTTGAAAAAGCAACTATACCTATCCCTCCACTAAAAGAACAGCAAAAAATTGCCGAAATACTTTCTATAGTAGACGAACAAATTGAACAAACCGATCAATTGATTAAAAAAACAAAAGAACTGAAAAAAGGACTTATGCAGCAATTGCTAACAAAAGGTATTGGACATACAGAATTTAAGAAGTCCGAGCTAGGAGAAATACCAACTGAGTGGAAGATTTTTAAAGTTGAAGATATAGCCACAGTATCTACTGGTAATAAAGACACTAAAGACAAGAATGATGATGGAATATATCCATTCTTTGTTAGATCTCAAACTATTGAAAATATTAATAGTTATTCCTATGATGGAGAAGCTATTTTAACTGCTGGAGATGGTGTTGGAGTTGGTAAAGTTTTCCACTATATTAAAGGTAAATTCGATTTTCACCAAAGAGTTTACAAAATATCTGATTTTAAAAATATGGAAGGAAAATATTTATATTATTATTTTTCAAACAATTTTTATAATCAAGCAATGAAATATAACGCTAAAACTTCTGTAGATTCCGTTCGTAGAGATATGATAACTAAAATGGATATTCTTGTTCCAACTATTTCAGAACAGAAACAAATTACTTCTATTCTATCTTCCGTAGATAAAAACATCGAAGGATACGAAGAAGAAAAAGGAAAATACGAAGAATTAAAAAAAGGGTTAATGCAACAACTCTTAACAGGAAAAACGCGTGTGAAAGTAGATTAA
- a CDS encoding type I restriction endonuclease subunit R: MERYEETQVEIPFIEQLKTYGYTYLTSAELDQERSSQAAVLLENRFRMSVQCLNPWINETNLEKVVRRFATPQAEDLWHMNKQIFDWLFGEGITVVQDLGSGNKNQSVKLFDYETIENNDFMVTNQFSVTNALGTVIPDILIFVNGLPLVIIECKSPKLAPEKQLPEAHRQIDRYVRESEKLFWYNQIVILTSRDRAKTATLFTPAKHYSVWKDPYPLSLEEVESDYPQDILIAGMLKKEVLLDLMRNFIVYDGKVKKLARYQQYRAVNKAIERIEQNKKASQRGGVVWHTQGSGKSLTMVFLSKKLRRIQQLKNPMIVIVTDRTDLDNQITGTFRDCGFSAPQQAQSVEDLKLQLIKGQGTTVMTLIEKFQTNGTDSFPLISEDENIIVMTDESHRSQYKTFAMNMRKALPNATFIGFTGTPIDKKERSTTGTFGAYIDKYTIEQAVADGATVPIFYESRLPDLQVRGDSLDELFNRSFSEYDEDAKEKIKQKYVTNDLVLTSPERMRDVALDIVKHFEEKVLVNGYKAQLVAVSRKAAAAYKELIDSFTNGAFETALIVSNGHNDEEDLAKHHKTKQEERELIERFKKPFKEDKLAMLIVCDKLLTGFDAPVEQVMYLDKPLKEHNLLQAVARTNRRYDDNKSYGLIVDYFGVSRFLDEALSVFSSNDIKGALHSIDEEIPRLEQRQRQVMRYFDGLQPQQREEAILRLSDENTRTDFDQSYKRFAESMDRVLPNPKAERFLPTLKWTGTIRQLARSKYALDDAMDISECGEKVRQIVQDYIHSNGIIAHEPISILDASFKADVEANTKPETKAAQMEHAIKKEISVKLREDEVFYTSLKDKVEALVEEYKNRQLTIEELLEELEKVREELVKKAAGKTDSGLTSLQEPYYNKLSEVIEEVDEGKLKTLAISLQTFIEEFVAPIGDWTKKVDFKRQLTAEIKIKLLQNNIGMEDAAMLAGYFMSLAEIQYGNQ; encoded by the coding sequence TTGGAGAGATATGAAGAAACGCAAGTAGAGATTCCTTTTATCGAACAATTAAAGACCTACGGTTACACTTATTTAACCTCAGCTGAGTTAGATCAAGAGCGCTCTTCACAAGCTGCTGTCTTATTAGAAAATCGTTTTCGAATGAGTGTGCAATGTTTAAACCCTTGGATAAATGAAACAAACTTAGAAAAAGTCGTTCGCCGATTTGCAACTCCACAAGCAGAAGACCTGTGGCATATGAACAAGCAAATTTTTGACTGGTTATTTGGTGAAGGCATTACGGTAGTCCAAGATTTAGGATCAGGGAATAAGAATCAATCTGTGAAGCTCTTTGATTATGAAACGATTGAAAATAATGACTTTATGGTGACCAATCAATTTTCTGTAACCAATGCACTAGGAACCGTTATTCCAGATATTCTTATTTTTGTAAATGGTTTACCATTGGTGATTATTGAATGTAAAAGTCCTAAGCTTGCGCCTGAAAAGCAACTCCCAGAAGCGCATCGTCAAATTGATCGCTATGTCCGAGAAAGTGAAAAACTATTTTGGTACAATCAAATCGTTATTTTAACGAGCCGTGATCGTGCAAAAACAGCGACGCTGTTCACACCTGCTAAGCATTACAGTGTCTGGAAAGATCCATATCCTCTTTCTTTAGAAGAAGTGGAATCTGATTACCCACAAGATATTTTAATTGCAGGAATGTTGAAAAAAGAAGTACTACTAGATTTAATGAGGAATTTTATTGTGTATGATGGGAAAGTAAAGAAATTAGCTCGTTACCAACAATATAGAGCCGTAAACAAAGCCATTGAACGAATTGAACAAAATAAAAAAGCTTCTCAACGTGGCGGTGTGGTTTGGCATACACAAGGTTCAGGTAAATCATTAACCATGGTCTTTCTATCTAAAAAATTACGCCGTATCCAACAATTGAAAAACCCGATGATCGTGATTGTGACGGACCGTACGGACTTAGACAATCAAATAACAGGTACATTCAGAGACTGTGGTTTTTCTGCTCCGCAACAAGCTCAATCCGTTGAGGATTTGAAGTTGCAATTGATAAAAGGCCAAGGCACAACCGTTATGACGTTAATTGAAAAATTCCAAACAAATGGAACGGATTCGTTTCCGCTTATTTCAGAAGATGAGAACATTATTGTGATGACGGATGAATCCCACCGTTCGCAATACAAAACATTTGCTATGAATATGCGTAAAGCTTTACCAAATGCGACGTTTATCGGTTTTACTGGAACACCGATCGACAAAAAAGAACGCTCTACCACAGGAACCTTTGGAGCATATATTGACAAATATACGATTGAACAAGCAGTAGCGGATGGCGCAACCGTTCCAATTTTTTATGAATCTCGTTTGCCTGATTTACAAGTACGTGGGGATTCTTTAGATGAATTATTCAACCGTTCATTCAGCGAATACGATGAAGACGCAAAAGAAAAAATCAAACAGAAGTATGTGACCAATGATTTGGTCTTAACGTCTCCTGAGCGAATGCGTGACGTGGCTTTAGATATTGTTAAGCACTTTGAAGAGAAAGTACTTGTTAATGGTTATAAAGCACAATTAGTAGCCGTTTCTCGTAAAGCTGCTGCAGCCTACAAAGAATTAATTGATTCATTTACAAATGGTGCATTTGAAACGGCTCTAATTGTTTCAAATGGACATAATGATGAAGAAGATTTAGCTAAACACCACAAGACAAAACAAGAAGAACGAGAGCTAATTGAACGTTTCAAGAAGCCTTTTAAAGAGGACAAATTAGCGATGCTGATTGTTTGTGATAAATTATTGACTGGGTTCGATGCACCAGTAGAACAAGTCATGTACTTAGATAAACCGTTAAAAGAACATAACCTCTTACAAGCTGTAGCACGTACGAATCGTCGGTATGATGACAATAAATCTTACGGATTGATTGTGGATTACTTTGGTGTTTCTCGCTTCTTAGATGAAGCTTTATCCGTATTCAGTTCCAACGATATTAAAGGAGCTTTACACTCGATAGATGAGGAAATTCCACGATTAGAACAGCGTCAGCGTCAAGTCATGCGGTACTTTGATGGATTGCAACCCCAACAGAGAGAAGAAGCTATCTTGCGTTTAAGTGACGAGAATACTCGGACGGATTTTGATCAATCTTATAAACGATTCGCTGAAAGTATGGACCGTGTCTTACCAAATCCGAAAGCAGAAAGATTCTTACCCACTCTAAAATGGACCGGAACCATCCGTCAATTAGCGCGTTCAAAGTATGCCCTAGATGATGCAATGGATATTTCAGAATGTGGGGAAAAAGTACGCCAAATTGTACAAGACTATATTCATTCGAATGGAATTATTGCACATGAACCTATTTCTATCTTAGACGCTTCATTTAAAGCAGACGTAGAAGCGAATACAAAACCAGAAACAAAAGCTGCTCAAATGGAACACGCGATAAAAAAAGAAATTTCTGTTAAATTGAGGGAAGATGAAGTCTTTTATACTTCGCTGAAAGACAAAGTTGAAGCACTAGTAGAAGAATACAAAAATCGACAGTTAACGATTGAAGAATTGTTAGAAGAATTGGAAAAAGTACGAGAAGAGTTAGTGAAGAAAGCTGCGGGAAAAACAGATTCCGGACTGACTTCTTTACAAGAACCTTATTACAATAAGCTTAGTGAAGTCATAGAAGAAGTAGATGAGGGTAAACTAAAAACCTTAGCGATTAGCTTACAAACATTCATTGAAGAATTTGTTGCTCCTATCGGTGACTGGACCAAAAAAGTTGACTTTAAGCGCCAATTAACGGCAGAAATCAAGATTAAACTGCTACAGAATAATATTGGTATGGAAGATGCAGCCATGTTAGCAGGTTACTTCATGAGTTTAGCAGAAATTCAATATGGAAATCAGTAA
- a CDS encoding DNA/RNA non-specific endonuclease: protein MESKKQWLFLLVSSSLLLGACSAPTDVSEATETSSRTETISESTQTEPKKELEEKDSSEEAISSTASDYSEKESTDTVIQAEEIQTADSVDGYKTITVDGGDMSGYRQPNVRVDIGFEDREYWGFTNEYGQLVRVIADEIILQNDTTEPVTSDGRYYSDEAKVPGVESSTLDEGHVIADSLGGVSNAYNITPQDSVMNRHGDQAYMERTIRDAGGATDFEAIITYPDTETHIPSKYKYTYIVRGNRVVDEFENVNPDEYNEEQGLTSSEPTSSSDSKETVSSSEPTSGGTSNGDLSTIDTNNNGIVTITEAKAAGFSMPIMKGHWLYEYMRDNDGDGMVGE, encoded by the coding sequence GTGGAAAGTAAGAAGCAATGGCTTTTCTTATTGGTTTCTAGTTCCCTATTATTAGGAGCCTGCAGTGCCCCGACAGATGTAAGTGAAGCAACGGAAACTTCTTCACGTACAGAAACAATTTCGGAAAGTACTCAGACAGAACCAAAGAAGGAACTTGAAGAAAAAGATAGCTCAGAAGAAGCGATATCTTCTACTGCCTCTGATTATTCCGAAAAAGAATCAACAGATACAGTCATCCAGGCTGAAGAAATACAAACAGCTGATTCGGTAGATGGTTACAAGACGATCACTGTTGACGGAGGCGATATGTCTGGATACAGACAACCGAATGTGCGTGTAGATATCGGTTTTGAAGACCGTGAGTATTGGGGATTTACCAATGAGTATGGTCAACTTGTGCGTGTAATAGCAGATGAAATTATTCTTCAAAATGACACTACTGAACCTGTTACATCTGATGGAAGATATTATTCTGATGAAGCGAAAGTCCCCGGAGTTGAAAGTTCTACTTTGGACGAAGGGCACGTTATTGCGGACTCATTAGGTGGAGTTTCCAATGCCTATAATATCACTCCGCAGGACAGTGTAATGAACCGACATGGTGATCAAGCGTACATGGAACGGACCATTCGTGATGCAGGTGGTGCAACGGACTTTGAAGCCATCATTACTTATCCTGACACAGAAACGCATATTCCAAGCAAATACAAATATACTTATATCGTTCGTGGAAATCGTGTTGTTGACGAATTTGAGAATGTTAACCCTGATGAGTACAATGAAGAGCAAGGATTGACATCTAGCGAGCCAACTAGCTCTTCTGATTCAAAAGAAACAGTTTCATCTTCTGAACCAACCAGTGGAGGAACATCTAATGGTGATCTGTCCACTATTGATACGAACAACAATGGAATAGTAACCATCACAGAAGCAAAAGCAGCTGGGTTCTCTATGCCAATCATGAAAGGTCATTGGCTCTATGAATATATGCGTGATAACGACGGCGATGGAATGGTTGGAGAATAA
- a CDS encoding M48 family metallopeptidase: MYIQFGNEKIPYELCWSSKRKTLGISVQSDKVSVTAPEGTPEEKINDLLTKKAPWIRKQLQEYEEIHPFIQEREFFSGEKLPYLGRLYRLKVVKEDHIQKSSFKFQQGKFIATVPISLNETEYRRVIYPLYKEWVIAKATKFTQNRLNRFTTKLRENPTHIQIKEQRQRWGSCTPDGKILLNWRIFLAPTSVIDYILVHELAHLKNMNHSTDFWATIKMILPNYEDKKEWLRINGRKLYI, encoded by the coding sequence ATGTATATACAGTTTGGAAATGAAAAAATACCCTATGAGTTATGCTGGAGCAGCAAACGTAAAACTTTAGGGATATCCGTACAGTCAGATAAGGTATCGGTAACCGCTCCTGAAGGGACGCCTGAAGAAAAAATTAATGATCTTTTAACGAAAAAAGCTCCGTGGATCCGAAAACAACTTCAAGAATACGAAGAGATTCATCCATTTATTCAAGAACGAGAATTTTTCTCTGGAGAAAAATTACCTTATCTTGGTAGGCTTTACCGTTTAAAGGTAGTTAAAGAAGATCATATACAAAAAAGTAGCTTTAAATTTCAACAAGGAAAGTTCATCGCTACTGTCCCCATTTCTTTAAATGAAACAGAATACAGACGAGTGATTTATCCTTTATATAAAGAATGGGTCATTGCCAAAGCGACTAAGTTTACTCAAAATAGATTGAATCGTTTTACTACAAAACTAAGAGAAAATCCGACACACATTCAAATCAAAGAACAAAGACAACGCTGGGGTAGCTGTACTCCTGATGGAAAAATATTGCTTAATTGGCGTATATTTTTAGCTCCAACATCAGTAATCGACTATATTCTAGTTCATGAACTAGCTCATTTAAAAAACATGAATCATTCAACTGATTTTTGGGCTACCATCAAGATGATTCTCCCAAACTATGAAGACAAAAAAGAATGGCTTCGGATCAATGGAAGAAAACTTTATATATAA
- a CDS encoding recombinase family protein, protein MRIAYARVSTDKQELYRQLDALEKVGYDKLIQEKFTGTQKKRAGLDSLFNTVRSGDTVIIESISRLGRKTLDILSTVEELKEQGVEVISLKENLDTSTPTGQAMFQMMAVIAQLERDLTVQRVNEGLASAKARGVKLGRPTMDKQKVTDALRLYDSGHYSVKDIIRITGISQGSLYRKIKERDSKQILTKLIETTESK, encoded by the coding sequence ATGCGGATTGCTTATGCCAGAGTATCAACAGACAAACAAGAACTCTATCGTCAATTAGACGCATTAGAAAAAGTTGGATATGACAAACTCATTCAAGAGAAATTCACAGGTACACAGAAAAAACGCGCTGGACTAGATAGCTTATTTAATACCGTTCGATCAGGTGATACAGTTATTATTGAATCGATCAGTCGTTTAGGTAGAAAAACGCTGGATATTTTGTCTACGGTTGAAGAACTTAAAGAGCAAGGAGTAGAAGTTATTTCGTTAAAAGAGAATTTAGATACCTCTACTCCAACAGGTCAAGCTATGTTTCAGATGATGGCCGTAATTGCTCAATTGGAACGTGATTTGACGGTACAGCGAGTGAATGAAGGTTTAGCATCAGCTAAAGCACGTGGCGTGAAGCTTGGTAGACCGACAATGGATAAACAAAAAGTAACAGATGCTTTACGCTTATATGATTCAGGGCATTATTCGGTTAAAGATATCATCCGAATCACTGGTATCTCTCAAGGATCATTATACCGAAAGATAAAAGAGAGAGACTCAAAACAAATTTTAACTAAACTAATAGAAACGACTGAATCAAAATAA
- a CDS encoding Fic family protein, whose translation MNKFFKSITSDYFEDILVRLAHHSAGIEGNTISLPATVSIIVNGTLPISSGATVREFYEIENHKQAFDHMINHLINEETLSITIIKEIHADLTDRLQYDKGQFKKNENMILGAEFQTASPAETPLLDSQLIDNLNYRLSISKNSEAKLTAILDTHIRFERIHPFSDGNGRTGRMMMNYSLLQEGFPPVIIEKDTKAQYVEILATQDVNSFLSFATNILEKESKRMTAFKNMDQEKIKEIEE comes from the coding sequence ATGAATAAATTTTTCAAATCCATAACTAGTGATTACTTTGAAGATATTTTAGTACGATTAGCTCATCATTCGGCAGGAATTGAAGGGAATACTATTTCTTTACCTGCTACCGTTTCTATCATTGTAAATGGTACTTTACCAATTAGTTCCGGCGCTACAGTTAGAGAATTTTATGAAATTGAGAATCACAAGCAAGCTTTTGATCATATGATAAATCATTTAATAAATGAAGAGACCCTTTCTATCACAATTATTAAAGAGATACACGCTGATTTAACAGATCGCTTGCAATACGATAAAGGTCAATTTAAAAAGAATGAAAATATGATTTTAGGTGCTGAATTTCAAACAGCTTCACCAGCAGAAACGCCCTTGTTAGACTCTCAATTAATTGATAATTTAAATTATCGTTTAAGCATATCTAAAAATAGTGAAGCTAAATTAACGGCTATTTTGGATACTCATATTCGGTTTGAACGGATTCATCCATTCTCAGATGGGAATGGCCGAACTGGTCGAATGATGATGAACTATTCTTTATTACAGGAGGGGTTTCCTCCTGTAATTATTGAAAAGGATACAAAAGCACAGTATGTTGAAATTTTAGCAACTCAAGACGTAAATTCTTTCTTATCTTTTGCTACAAATATTTTAGAAAAAGAAAGTAAAAGAATGACTGCATTTAAAAATATGGATCAAGAAAAAATCAAAGAAATTGAAGAATAA
- a CDS encoding ParA family protein, whose protein sequence is MAKVITYGNFKGGTGKTTNSAMMAYMLSKLGYKTLLADLDPQANATSLYLHTKQRITNDIVTFDKTLMSAIADEDLADIIIEIKDNLYLLPSFADFTSFPLFLEKKFPNSQLKRVTFLKGLIEKIKDDYDFILIDVPPTLSTYTDSALLASDYTIIVLQTQERSLVGAEAYVGYLQELVDNYDANFDILGVLPVLLKNNSKVDEATLATAKEKFGEENLFKNLVKNMERLKRYDIVGIVDSDLDSKYDIHDKRVMALYKKVTEEMLNRLKEFDS, encoded by the coding sequence ATGGCTAAGGTAATAACATATGGGAATTTTAAAGGTGGTACAGGAAAGACCACTAATAGTGCAATGATGGCTTACATGTTATCTAAATTAGGGTACAAGACATTGTTAGCTGATTTAGATCCTCAAGCAAATGCAACTTCCTTGTATTTACATACTAAACAAAGAATAACGAATGATATTGTTACTTTCGATAAGACATTAATGTCTGCTATAGCAGATGAGGATTTAGCTGACATTATAATAGAAATAAAAGACAATCTATATTTGCTTCCTAGCTTTGCTGATTTTACATCTTTTCCTTTATTTTTAGAAAAGAAATTTCCAAATAGCCAGTTAAAGAGGGTAACTTTTCTAAAAGGGTTGATAGAAAAGATTAAAGATGATTATGATTTTATTTTGATAGACGTTCCACCTACTTTAAGCACTTATACAGATTCAGCACTATTAGCATCAGACTATACAATTATTGTGTTACAAACTCAAGAACGTTCTTTAGTAGGGGCTGAAGCTTATGTTGGTTATTTACAAGAATTAGTCGATAACTACGATGCAAATTTTGATATTCTAGGTGTTCTACCAGTATTATTAAAAAATAATTCTAAGGTAGATGAAGCCACTCTTGCTACAGCAAAAGAAAAATTTGGAGAAGAAAATCTCTTTAAAAACTTAGTGAAAAATATGGAACGATTGAAACGTTATGATATTGTAGGTATAGTTGATTCCGATTTAGACAGTAAATATGATATACATGATAAAAGAGTAATGGCACTTTATAAAAAAGTTACAGAAGAAATGCTCAATCGCTTAAAAGAGTTTGATTCTTAA
- a CDS encoding DUF975 family protein yields MERYKSRKELKAEVKEVLRGRWKEAILLSAIPIILTIIGVAITLLSYSFIQQRIGLFSDIGTNINRYESSYTEDFWSTIFGALSTFIAIGISYTFLDWLRNPTMRIEPVKQAFQIFTKKYFLGTFLIYIFTGFFTLLWAFLFIVPGIIKTISYSQAYFIYKDQKILTENGKVSALDCITESRKMMDGHKWEYFVLQLSFIGWGILSILSLGIGFLWLKPYVYCIYAAFYNNLTENSHFDESLDDF; encoded by the coding sequence TTGGAAAGATATAAGAGTCGAAAAGAATTAAAAGCGGAGGTGAAAGAGGTATTACGTGGCAGATGGAAAGAAGCCATTTTATTAAGTGCTATACCAATAATTTTAACAATAATAGGGGTAGCGATTACTTTATTATCCTATTCCTTTATTCAGCAAAGAATCGGTTTATTTTCTGATATAGGGACGAATATTAACAGGTATGAGTCATCATATACTGAAGACTTTTGGTCTACCATCTTTGGAGCCTTATCTACGTTTATTGCTATTGGTATTTCATATACTTTTTTAGATTGGTTAAGAAACCCAACTATGCGTATTGAACCAGTTAAACAAGCTTTTCAAATATTCACTAAAAAATACTTTTTAGGTACGTTTTTAATTTATATTTTCACCGGATTTTTTACCTTATTATGGGCATTTCTTTTTATCGTACCAGGAATTATAAAAACAATATCTTATTCTCAAGCCTATTTCATTTATAAAGATCAAAAAATACTAACTGAAAATGGAAAAGTATCTGCTCTCGATTGCATAACAGAAAGTAGAAAAATGATGGATGGCCATAAGTGGGAATACTTTGTATTACAGTTAAGCTTTATTGGCTGGGGCATTTTAAGCATTCTATCTCTAGGAATCGGATTTCTATGGTTAAAACCATATGTATATTGTATATATGCAGCATTTTATAACAATCTGACTGAAAATAGTCATTTTGACGAGTCATTAGATGACTTTTAA
- a CDS encoding bacteriocin immunity protein, translated as MGKTKWYSGGNERAKQAANIITDLLDDLKTNLENESLQNVLENYFEELEQKGASIPMILSRMNLDISKAIRNDGVTLSDYQSKKLKELTSISNIRYGY; from the coding sequence ATGGGCAAAACAAAATGGTATTCCGGAGGAAATGAACGAGCAAAACAAGCAGCAAATATTATTACTGATCTATTAGATGATTTAAAAACAAACTTAGAAAACGAGTCGCTACAAAATGTATTAGAGAATTATTTTGAAGAATTAGAACAAAAGGGCGCTTCTATTCCTATGATTTTAAGTCGTATGAACTTAGATATTTCTAAAGCAATCAGAAATGATGGAGTTACTCTATCAGACTATCAATCTAAAAAACTAAAAGAATTGACTTCCATATCCAATATTAGATATGGATATTAA